Below is a genomic region from Amphiura filiformis chromosome 19, Afil_fr2py, whole genome shotgun sequence.
tcttaacataatttttataatgaaccacttttcttgaatcactgaaattttagtgaagtaattggattccttgtccctataactTTGTTACTACCGGCAATGTGTATttatttcttgagaaaaatgcaaaatgagtcataaaatttatcaggggatgtagtaccaccttaatttagCTTAATTTATCTGTTGGTTGTGGTATTTTACTCTCTTacgcaatttgcaaactttatcagtatgatcaaaatatctgaaaaaaataaaataaactgaatggaaatgaatttgaaaaaattaaagggTCTTTTAGTGACACTAACAGTGACGCTAAAATTATACCATTTTTATGTTGCttagtgtatttcaatggaaatagtCTATTCTGGCGGTCATTTTGGACGTGTGGTTAACAGGTAGAACAGGTTATTTTCTATAGCATTTTATTACTGATTTGTTTGATGTTTCATGTAGATCGTCTGAAAACTAAAGTGCGAAATGCGTTTTTGCTTTTAAATGTTTAGGATTTATCCTAAATTATGCCTGAAAGTTCACATATTGATGGTCATGTCAATAATAAAATAGGTTTAATAAAAATCATTACGATTGTGCAGCACTGAGGCTTGATTTTGTATCTAATTTGAAATGTATTTCCTATCTCTATCTTTTTTGTCTTAAAAAATGACTGGATTAGCCTAAAAGTTCTATATTCGTTCAAAAACGAATGCGTCTAATCCTAATCCGTCTAATCGACTGCCACAGTCTAAGCCTAATCCGTCTAATTGACACGCATTACTTCAAAAGATAGCGTAAAAATTTCTTAGCTTCGGCTGAAACAATGGCTTGAAAGAATTACTTGAAAATAATTAAGTTATTGATTTGAAGGCGCTATTATCATGATCATTCTTCTATGAATGTTTTGATATCATCAAATCGATCAACTACCGTACTAAAGGATCTCCTTACAATTTACATGTATCATAAATATAACTTTTTGGGGAAATATATGACACAAGAGCAAAATGAATGTTTGATTTATACAAATGGATATACCTTCAAATCCAGGTAGGCCTACAGCATTTTTGTAGAGCATGTCAGAACacgagaatgtccttctgatataaaatatttttggaattttttagaAAATCGCGATAATaagtttttcctatttttttttttcttttttttcatgaaaaaaaatgacatggatTAGTATAAAAGCTCTATATTGTTCAAAAACGAATGCGCGCGGCATGCGGGAAAAAGTCTAAACCTAATCCGCCTAATCGACTCCCACAGTCTAAGCCTAGCTAATCCGTCTAATTGACACGCCATATTTCAAAAGATAGCGCGAAATgttacccctgtatgacctttcgtgacctctagcggtCAAATTAAAAatgcctccacatcttaaaattaACTTTGGATCATGTACTTTATGTGTGGAAACTCTTATGCTTTTATCACAAACCGCAATGATTCAGCTATAGCAGCTGTACTAAAGGTACCTAAtggaattttggatttttcaggaAAACCATTTCGCGCACATTTCCCGACTTCCTTGTAATGAAATTTttatactacagggtgtcccagaaaaaattaccgagtgaataaaattgaaagtaagtcgagaaataaacatCAGAATCAAAATATTTAACATATAGCGTATAGCCCATTTTATTGTGCATAACATACGAAAAATGTATTTGATTcgcttgactggttgcgaagaaattcacgattacataatgcgagcatcaatgcagttcattccaagtttgatcaacaggcgcgtttttcatactcgctcaccacttcctaaagtttgtgtatctcattcaatttagttcacattatctattttataatacgACGGtgtcatgctttcactgaagataaagaAAAGTTTTTCCGAGAaaatctgcaattggaagctgtccaactttaattctttaggttgtgcaaatatgttatattttaactttacaaagaacatttgagccaagaatgacaatgatcaagtgcttacagctttacgtgtgatttttgataccatgcaacattaatgttgaagttttgacgttttaaaatatttaaactttgcattacaatttgcattacaattccaaaaacattaatgtgccgtgtgagaaatttttttaagccagctggaattctttatgcaataattctttcagcaattttatatcaacattaacgaaaaaagatatttacaagtaccaagcatcatcttacatacaagctttcattttcaatatcgtgcaggttttcaaatttgaacaaaacctaattaaatgttttgcaagaaacagattgtttaaaaagaacgaaaaggatttcaccaaacaaacccaaatatgaagcccattgacagttaaccactagtacgcattgtgttgaatgatctttctttcaaacttggaatgaagtgaattgacgcatgcgttatgtaatcgctcatttcctcGCAATCAGTGAACCGAATCCAGTAAAATTGccgtataagatgcaaaataagatgggctacactctgatttttaaatttttggattctgatgtctagttattgacttacgtccaaatctattcgcccggtaattttttctgggacaccctgtatattaagaAGTGTCCataccctgagcactacctgccgatctaacaatacctctgattggtcaattacatgatatcttaattttaatcacaaatcagaatggagctttgcaaataattcaccacaatgtgtttgcgtggtgaaattattctaataatgttgctgattggtttaattgataatgaaaacttctttttgaccaatcggcaggtagttctcatggggttaaatctcCCATTAAATTCTACATTGGTTGAATCAAGAATGTTTCAACTTTAAACCATACAAGTCTTAGTTTAAAACCACTAATTCAACTCGGTTTGCTATACAATaacagaaaattattttatttggtattttatttcaacaacattatagaaaaatataaCATTCATATATCAACATATTTTACATTATCATTATTAAAAGGTTGACATAAAACGtgcaaatgtcgggttatataaaggataggcctataacaatcaaaaacattttactttaaatgttgacaagatattttgcaaaatatttcacaaaaacattttgtcaagatttaaaaagtgtttttgcagtgttttttcatacaaaacgtttgcaTGACCCTTATATAACCTGACACTTTAATGTTAATATTGAAACGTTGTCACCAAATCCACAACAAGATTTGTGTTTGTTAGGATTTAAAACAATAAAGAATGGGATGACACGGTCAATATCTGCAAATAATGATTTACAAAAATCCAATTACATCTGCCCCTGCCCCTTGtttgttagggaacaaaccaaaagatcgatgacgtcctataaacacaactagtttcgtttctcagccgaccccctccctccctgccagaaacgtaaatgatatgttgaaaattttgacatgataataataatgacacattcttcagccCGATGTTTTTgcacaaacgtaatcgagtagtttcgtttataggacgtcatcgatcttttggtttgttcccttacgtACTTTTTTCAATTCAATATATTTCAATAACTGAGAAACTGGACGTGTATAAATATATGCACTCACAAACATGCGCAGCAACCATAGCACTAAGTGTTTAGCACTTTCCCTTTCGTATAATGGTATAATTAAGTGTTTTTTCCGATTACAAGATCGTTTTGTAAGGGCCCGTCGCATGCATGTGTCGTAGAAGTTGTGTAGTATATGGGAGAAGTCTCGAAGATTATTTGTGGAAACCTGCTTCAACAaaagctataggcctacattatgtttCCTTCTCATTGATTGTCTTTGTTTTTGAGTCCTCACTATTCAttatattgcacttattaaaatcatATGAGTTGAATCTCTTCATGATCAGTCATCGCGTGAATCTGGAAATAGCTGCCTGGCACAGGAAGGTCTGCTACGGTGTGGCCTCTGAGGATACCAAGTctggaaaaaagaaaaggaaaaagaacaCAGAGTTAACATAATTGTAGAACAATTATTCAGACAGTTTCGTTAGCTTAGGGCCTACATCATTGGCATCATTCTGGTGCATCCTGTGAATAGTAGCGTCAATGGCTCGGGTAGCGACGTTaatttttgtacaatattttttttctgggacatgagagcataatgacatatcgaattgcactctgattTCTGAATAATTATaaaggatgtccttctgatatcaaataattttgaccatGGTGTACCATCATCAATCCTCTAatctagacaatgaaaattgttttttttaggtttttttattttttataaattattGGACTAGGCCTACTCCCTTTTACATTTAGCTTCATTCAACAGAAATGTTAACAACACATTCTTACATTTTAATACCATCTAAATAGTGTATTTATAAACTCACCTGGTTtggcgtaggcctacttgttggGGATGATGTGACATCGTCAAAGTCTTCGTCACTGCCGTAACCTCCATCGGTAGACGTTGACGGGATTCTGTTGCAGAGCGGCGTCGATGGTGATGGAACCCTCACTTGATGAGACTGGAAGGAGAAGACAGGTGTCGTCGGCAATGGAGAGATGATGGGAGGGAGAGTGATGAATTTATCTGAAATAGAACAAACGACAAAtagaataattataatgtttCAAATGCACTGATCTGGTGTAACCTGATACAGACAAATAGGCCCCTAAGGCACGGAAAAATTATATCACAatctttaaacatttttttccatttttccaatgTGTATAACATGGTTAATGTAATAAAACCAGCAGCAAGAAAAAACACCAGAAAACATataccagcaaacacacaaatgtttttaaaacgttgttgttGTAAATGAAAACATACAACAATAATTTAACAATGTTATCAAAactgttattgtaaaacattttttgtgcaaaatatcGAATAACCTATGTCAATACTTTTTTGCaagttttcaaaagtgttttctgAACTTTATTAAAACGTCTTATCcatttatatataacccgacatttaaacgttttctgtttgcTGGGGTAACATTAATCACGAAAACTATCAGTAGtagtaggatccacaacatgcgcatctatcaaggcacagttctttaaccccagtacatttgtacattcattgaatgacctttgaaaatttgggtactaaaactcatactctgcaacttgaggtcaaattataCACTATGAGTGCTTAATTGATGTTAttaactatgccattaggatgaggccattgtggtccatagtgagttcCGAATAATCGGAAATGAGAATATGCCATAAGCACGTAACTTCATTATATGGATTAAAGTATTAAACAGCACGAAACTTGTGCAATTAATCTCGAGCCAGAGACAAAATCAACTTCGTATTTTCATCTTATTTTGTTACTCGATTCAAATGCTTCCATAATTAATTTAAACTCACATTTAAAATGTTCATAAATACAATAGAATCAACACTTACAAGGCCCGGGAGTAAAGACGGACAGGAGATCGTCTACTTCCATGAGCTGCTCTTCGTCTACATCTGGAGATGAGGCCGATTCAGATGATGTCACGGGTACCGTGCTTGGACTTGATAGAGAATTCCTCTGGTCGTGTTGAAGATCTGCAAAAGTAAATGGGAAATGAATGTTAAAGCTACACTTTTCCAGCGAAATATTTTTTTATCAGACCACATTTTGAAACTTATTGTTCCGATttaacttttttgttattatgACCTTATGAATCCCAATCAATAACCTAAAGCATGATCAAATTGaccatcattttatttattaaaaccatattatctCATCGTACAAATCTCACAATGATACATGCAGCCCGACATGTatctttatttcttatttttggtACAGTTTTTCCTACAGAGCCAACAAAAACTTTTCATTAAAATATTTCCAGAAAAAACACATTTAGCTTATCATACAAATCTCACAATGAAAATGCAGCCCCTGTATGTAGCTCGATTTATTTCTTTTTgtagtttttttttacaaagccGACAAAAATCTTTCATtcaatatttcaagaaaaatttaatTAACCAATGCcgatacaaaaatattttgcaaatttgcgATAAAGTGAAAAGAGACTTACCATTTCTATCTAACCGCAGCTCTTCCTTGAGTTCAAGCCAAACATCATCTGTCGTCTTGCTTTCCATCTCGAATGAAGATGAGTTGAAGTCTGCTTCGAAAGCTTGTCTGTTGAACCACACCAGATCGTAGGAGATATCGTAACGGTCAGCAATGGCAAAGTCCATGATGAGATGTAGTAATACTAATATCGAGGCGAGTTTGTAGAACTAGTAAATTAGACGATTGTAAATACGATTTTCAAAATTAGAAGCCAAATATTTTTACGTGGTGAACTGAACGGAATGCAAATGCGAAGTGTCACTACTGCGAAAATAATACTTCTTATATTCTTATTAGTTAAGTTCAAGGGTAGTGGCACAATCGATAAACCCACCAATCAAATAACACCagcattaatttgcataatttgtgaCTCCACTTCAGATTCGCCGACCAATGAAAATCTTCGTCCATCGTAGGCCTAGTCCTCCACTCTTGGAAGTCTAATCCGCCTAATCGACTGCGGCATGCCGGGTAATTgacccgccatacttcaaaagaTACCGCTAAACTTCATTGATTTCAATATAAATTTAGTTTCTTCGGCTGAAACAATGGCTTGAAAGAACAACTTGAAAATAATTAGGACTTATTCATGTATATCATCTGAATCATTTGATATCGTCAAACAATGATCTCcttataggcctaatcataattatgcatgtatttatACCAGAAAATTAACTTTCTGGGGCAAAATGAATAcggttttttgaaaaaataaaaatggataGAATTTTCAAATCTGAGACTAAAATACTTCCTGATTCAAATGTGTTGGGAAAGATATtggtatatataggcctatattttttatatacttctattcttgcttgttgtttaatgttgatgttattgtagatgatgtggaaaataaagacttattatttttattaagaaAGCGAATCCTTCTTTTTGAGAACAGTCATTTACgaattattgtcatgattgttgacACACAATTAAAATTATTATGAGGTTTCAAGtttagattatgataataataatagatcTTAACTTCTTAAtaagaaaatgaacaaaaaatagtACTAAAAATGTCGCAGTTATGATCCGAGTCGACGAAGCGACATGAAAATGCCCGTTTCATTTCCCTCAAATTGACGATAATTTGATGATCATGTCATTTTTATAAGTTTTATAAATATTGAAATTATAAGTTTGCGCAGTACTCTATGTTGattttgtatttcaaataaatgaaatcatttttcatgtagttttttttttttgcatgaatatAACCATTTTACTGgactttttaaattgaaaaaaaaattatataaatataaacgcTATTAAATTGCTCGAAAACGAATGCGCGTGATctactgaaaaaacaaacaaaacaaaaaccctaAAACTAATCAGTCTGATCTAACCTGAGATCTAACTGAGCCCAATCTGTCTAATCGTCTGGTGGATAATTGACAGCAATTCTTCAAAAGATTTAACAATAAAATCCATTTCTTCGGATGAAACAATGGCTTAAAAGAACtatttgaaaataattaagtTATTGATTTGAAGGCGCTATCAACATGATCATCCTGCTAGGACTACTTCGATATCATCAAATGTATCCGTCTTTAAAATGATCTGTTAAATATGTACCAGAAAATTAACTTTTGGGGAAATATTATCAGACACAAGAGCAAAATGAATTAGTTTGATAAGCTTTGATATACAAAAATTCGTAGTATTTTCGAACCCCGGTACAAATGTGTGGGAAATGTATCAGCTTAAAGAAAGCGAAtttctgagaacattattttacctacaagctgtatcaaaatgatttcattTATGGACGAATAtagcagaaaatattttttttggaaaatacatgGTACAAGAGAAAAATTTAAGAAAGCGAATCCACCTTTTTGAGAATTTACCTGTTTACGAATTTTAACACATTTATAGCGTTTTAAagacgttataaacgtgttacaaacgttttttggtggaacgttttgataacattcaaatgttgggttatatttaaaacgttttatataaaaaaCTCTGCAGCATTTTCATAatgctgtcaaaatgttattccagaatattttgggcaaacattttttgtaaacGCTATACTTATATACATTATGTTaggatgttttgcatcaagttttcgataatgttttctgaatgttattaaaaccttctATACCCTTCATTTAACCTGCATGCAAACGTTTTCTGtagaacgttttgtgtttgctgggtagtttaaATTTACAAGGTTTCCATTTTAGGGCCTATAAATAAATGATGGATCTTAACTTCTTGCTAATATCAGGATATATTTGTAAGAACAGGTACAAAATGTCGCAGTTCCAGTTATGCTCCGAGTTAAACGTTGCTGTGATTCGACGAGGCCACTTGATAATGCCAGTTTTATTTACCTAAAATTGCTTATAATGTGATGGTCAGGTCATTTATAAAATAGGTTCTAAATTATCTTAGTAAGTTTGTCCAGCACACAGGGTTGATTTTGTATTATATAATGAAATCAACTTTGcataaatttctttttaaaaaagcgatattatattttaaaaacgATCTTTACTTATATCAACATAgaattgcaagaaaaaaaagcctaattttcaatattttaatcCGCATAATCGTCTGCCGGGTAATGATTGACACGTCATACTTCAAAAGATACCGCTAAACTTCATCGATTTCAATATAAATTTCATATCTTCGGCTGAAACAATGGATTGAAAGAACTACTTGAAAATAATTAGGACTTATTGAATTGAAGGTGCTACGGGAGgtgctatcatcatgatcatcttgCTAGGAATGTTTcgatatcatcaaatttattcGTCTTCATGATGATCTCTTAAATATATATCAGAAAATTTACTTTTGGGAAAATATCAGACACAAGAGCAAAATGAATTAGTTTGATAAGCTTTGATATACAAAAATTGGTAGAATTTTCGAACCCCGGTACAAATTTGTGGGAAATGTATCAGCTTAAATTTAAGAAGGCGAAtttctgagaacattattttacctacaagctgtatcaaaatgatttcattTCTATATGGACGAATGtagcagaaaatatttttttttggaaaatacatgGTACAAGAGAAAAATTTAAGAAAGCGAATCCATCTTTTTGAGAATTTACCTGTTTACGAATTTTAACACATTTATAACGTCTTAAagacgttataaacgtgttacaaacgttttttggtggaacgttttgataacattcaaatgttgggttatatttaaaacgttttatataaaaaaaaaactctgCAGCATTTTCATAATGCTGTCAAAATTTTATTCCAGAATATTTTTGACAAACACTTTTGCAAACCATTTTGTCAATGCTTGCTAACatgatgttttgcatcaagttttcaataatgttttctgaatgttattaaaaccttttattatacccttaatataatcCGACATGTAAACGTTTTCCGTGGaaagttttgtatttgctgggtagtTTAAATTTACGAGGTTTCCATGTTAGGGCCTATAAATAAATGATGGATCTTAACTTCTTGCTAATATCAGGATATATTTGTAAGAACAGGTACAAAATGTCCCAGTTCCAGTTATGCTCCCAGATAAACGTTGTTGTGATTCGACGAGGCCACTTGATAATGCCAGTTTTATTTACCTAAAACTGCTTATAATTTGATGGTCAGGTCATTTATAAAATAGGTTCTAAATTATCTTAGTAAGTTTGTCCAGCACACAGGGTTGATTTTGTATTATATAATGAAATCAACTTTgcaggaattttttttaaaaagcgatATTATATCTCAAAAACGATCTTTACTTATATCAAGATAGAATTGCAAGAAAAAAAGGCCTATAATTTTCTATCTTTTAATCCTAATCCGCCTAATCGTCTGCCGGGTAATGATTGACACGCCATACTTCAAAAGATACCGCTAAACTTCATCGATTTCAATATAAATTTCATATCTTCGGCTGAAACAATGGCTTGAAAGAACTACTTGAAAATAATTAGGACTTATTGAATTGAAGGCGCTATCATAATCATTCTGCTAGGAATGTTTcgatatcatcaaatttattcGTCTTCAAGATGATCTCTTAAATCTATATCAGAAAATTAACTTTTGGGGAAATATAAGACACAAGAGCAAAATGAATTAGTTTGAGCTTTGATATACACAAATTGGTAGAATTTTCGAACCCCGGTACAAATTTGTTGGAAATGTATCAGCTTAAATTTAAGAAAGCGAATTTTTGAGAACACTATTTTacctacaagctgtatcaaaatgattggtacccatcggttTTTCATTTGTAATGGACGAatgaaaacaacatttattttcattttagacttttttatagtctatattttcttcatttcagcttaatttagcatttgtcatggttgtgtgcaaattcctattactattagatacgttgtaataaaacatgattttaaacatttgtatattacttttctctgagggcttgcagcaaaattgatattttattttccttggtatgggtttgtggttaGTAGtccggtaatgatgatgatatgatgatgatgacgacgacgacgatgatgatgataatgatgacgatgatgatgatgatgatgatgatgatgatgatgataatgatgatgataatgatgatgatgaacaaatcaaatcaaatcaaatcaaagatgataatgatgatgatgacgatgatgatgatgatgatgatgatgatgatgatgataatgatgatgataatgatgatgatgaacaaatcaaatcaaatcaaatcaaatcaaagatgataatgatgacgatgacgatgatgatgatgatgatgatgatgatgatgatgatgatgattaatacacaaacgaaaaagaggaacaaacatgcctagcatgtaattctattcttaacatggaaaaattcgacctcttatctactcgcaaactgagattatgcatatgttatctcttcaataaacattgtaaaagtcgatttggccttaaaaaaatatgtcacatgttgttcggattataaagacacagtttgttgaccctataatgtttgtgcactcataaattgacctctgagtgtatttggtataaatgcatgatcttctataacaacaggttaactttcttgttgaatggaggcctcgaggtcactgaactgtgtatttggagatgatgtattttttgggtcatagcacacgtgttaagcaaaaacatatacatgagaagtaaacaggttacatcttctctgctgtgactgataccatagaaacgtgctctttgtttaaacattgcaagtaacatgagaggcaaacattaatgtttcatattgcttgcacccccccccccccaaagcaatgttggagccaatactagaccaattgtccgttcctgtctcagtatcaaaacaacattgactggtgggtgcggagggggggtgaaatttcatactaaattaaatccctcatcactgccatcatcgtcaccatcacgactctaataatcatctgacatcagttgtattatccatcatcatcatcatcatcatcatcatcatcatcatcatcatcatcgtcatcattatcatcatcatcgtcgtcgtcgtcgtcgtcgtcgtcatcatcatcatatcatcatcattacctgactactagccacaaacccataccaaggaaaataaaatattaattttgctgcaagccctcagagaaaagtaatatacaaatgtttaaaatcatgttttattacaacgtatctaatagtaataggaatgtgcacacaaccatgacaactgctaaattaagctgaaatgaagaaaatatagactataaaaaagtctgaaatgaaaataaatgttgtttgaagcagaaaatatttttgtgggaaaatACATGATACAAGAGAAAAATGAATGTAAATACAAATTGATAAAATCTTCAAACCCCGGTACacgttaaccatgttaacgggaAGTGTGTTAATTTAAATTTAAGAAAGCGAATCCATCTTTTGAAAATTTACCTGTTTACGAAttttaacacgtttataacgtccTAAAAGTCGTTATAGACATACCTTAGATGCCACACCTTCACCTTCTTCTGAGATTATAATAGTGTGGCAGGGTTTGGGAGGCTTTTTTGCCCATTAAAAACCCAATTTGCTTAGTTCCTGCTTAAAGCAGAGGAGTGTGGGCGATTGAATAGCACTTTCAGGCAATTTGTTCCAATTTTCCACCACTCTTTGACTGTAGAAGTACTTCCTTGTATCTAGTCTTGATCTTGATTTGGCCAGTTTTTGGGAGTGTCCTCTGGTGCCCTGGTAGTCCGCTTTCTGGAAAAGGGTATCTGGATTGATCCTGTCGATTTGATTCATGATTCTGTATGTTTGGATGATGTCCCctctttcccttctcttctcCATTGTGGTGTTATTAACGTGTTATAAACGCTTTTTGGTGGAACGTTTGGATAACAttcaaatgttgggttatatttaaaatgtttatatgAAAAAACTCTGCAGCATTTTCATAatgctgtcaaaatgttattccagaatatttttggcaaacatttttgcaaactattttgtCAATGCTTACTAACATTATGTTaggatgttttgcatcaagttttcaataatgttttctgaatgtaatTAAAACCTTTTTACCCTTAATATAATCCGACATGTAAATCCGTggaaagttttgtgtttgctgggtagtttaaATTTACGAGGTATCCATTTTAGGTCCTATgaacatgataaataaatgatggaTCTTAACTTCTTGCTAATATCAGGATATATTTGTAAGAACAGGTACAAAATGTCTTCGATTGGTTCAGGAGTTACCTTACTGATAGATCCCAGTTTGTTAACTTTAATCATCGTAACTCAATTCATTTGAATACAagttgtggagttccacagggctcGATCTTAGGACCCttattattcattttatatataaatgacatTGTGTTCTCAAGTAAATTTTTCTCATTTGtcatttatgctgatgacactaattTATTGGCTTCACATAAAAATCTCCATCACCTTATACATTCAGCTAATATTGAACTTGCAAAAATTTCCACATGGCTTAAAGTAAACAAACTTTCCCTTAATATTAAAAAGACCACATAtatgttatttaaaaacaaacacaacacaCGTATTACGTATCCTGACACTATTTCAATCAATATTGAAAACAAACCTATCTCAAGGGTCTCTCA
It encodes:
- the LOC140140310 gene encoding uncharacterized protein isoform X2, producing the protein MDFAIADRYDISYDLVWFNRQAFEADFNSSSFEMESKTTDDVWLELKEELRLDRNDLQHDQRNSLSSPSTVPVTSSESASSPDVDEEQLMEVDDLLSVFTPGPYKFITLPPIISPLPTTPVFSFQSHQVRVPSPSTPLCNRIPSTSTDGGYGSDEDFDDVTSSPTSRPTPNQTWYPQRPHRSRPSCARQLFPDSRDD
- the LOC140140310 gene encoding uncharacterized protein isoform X1: MDFAIADRYDISYDLVWFNRQAFEADFNSSSFEMESKTTDDVWLELKEELRLDRNDLQHDQRNSLSSPSTVPVTSSESASSPDVDEEQLMEVDDLLSVFTPGPYKFITLPPIISPLPTTPVFSFQSHQVRVPSPSTPLCNRIPSTSTDGGYGSDEDFDDVTSSPTSRPTPNQTWYPQRPHRSRPSCARQLFPDSRDD